From one Sphaeramia orbicularis chromosome 9, fSphaOr1.1, whole genome shotgun sequence genomic stretch:
- the LOC115425646 gene encoding fructose-1,6-bisphosphatase 1-like — MSDQGTFDTNVVTVTRFVMEEGKRAKGTGELTTLLNSLCTAVKAISSAVRKAGIAHLYGIAGSTNVTGDQVKKLDILSNDLVINMLKSSFSSCVLVSEENEKAIIVEPEARGKYIVCFDPLDGSSNIDCLVSIGTIFAIYKKTTDTEPCEKDALQPGRSLVAAGYALYGSATMMVLSTGQGVNCFMLDPAIGEFILVDRDVRIKKKGKIYSLNEGYSLYFEPAVIEYLQKKKLPQDGSEPYNARYIGSMVADVHRTLMYGGIFLYPGNVKSPQGKLRLLYEGNPMAYIMEQAGGLASTGFEDILDIQPTSIHQRAPVAMGSPDDVLEYIAICKKHAKK, encoded by the exons ATGTCCGATCAGGGAACCTTCGACACCAACGTGGTGACCGTGACCCGGTTCGTGATGGAGGAGGGCAAGAGGGCGAAGGGCACGGGTGAGCTGACCACCCTGCTGAACTCGCTGTGCACGGCGGTCAAAGCCATCTCCAGCGCCGTGCGTAAAGCTGGGATCGCCCACCT GTATGGCATCGCGGGCAGCACTAATGTGACAGGCGACCAGGTGAAGAAGCTGGACATTCTGTCCAATGATCTGGTCATCAACATGCTCAAGTCTTCCTTCAGCTCCTGTGTGTTGGTGTCTGAAGAGAATGAAAAAGCCATCATTGTGGAGCCGGAGGCCAGG GGAAAATACATCGTGTGCTTTGATCCATTGGATGGCTCATCTAACATTGACTGTCTCGTATCCATTGGTACCATTTTTGCCATCTACAAAAAG ACCACAGATACTGAGCCTTGTGAGAAGGACGCACTGCAGCCTGGGAGGAGCCTTGTGGCAGCGGGTTATGCCCTTTATGGCAGCGCCACCATGATGGTGCTGTCCACGGGCCAGGGAGTCAACTGCTTCATGCTGGACCCG GCCATTGGTGAGTTTATCCTGGTTGACCGTGATGTGAGGATCAAGAAGAAAGGAAAGATCTACAGCTTGAATGAAGGCTATTCACTATACTTTGAGCCTGCTGTCATAGAGTATCTGCAGAAGAAGAAGCTCCCTCAG GATGGCAGTGAACCCTACAACGCCCGCTATATTGGCTCCATGGTGGCAGACGTTCACAGAACACTGATGTATGGAGGCATCTTTTTATACCCAGGAAATGTGAAGAGCCCCCAAGGGAAG TTGCGACTGCTGTATGAAGGCAACCCCATGGCCTACATCATGGAGCAGGCAGGCGGCCTGGCCAGCACCGGCTTCGAGGATATCTTAGACATCCAGCCCACAAGCATCCATCAGCGAGCCCCGGTGGCCATGGGCTCTCCTGATGATGTACTGGAGTATATCGCCATCTGCAAGAAGCACGCCAAGAAGTGA